A single region of the Caldisericum sp. genome encodes:
- a CDS encoding glycosyltransferase: protein MKIIFTIALFLILWHNLLYLAFLILVKKIFPCKTQSYESIKEIPFVSLIIAVHNEEKVIEKKILNALSLDYPKEKLEIIFASDNSTDKTNEIILNYASKYDNIRLVNIEKRGGKVNAYNKAYKYANGEIIAFSDANTMWDKNALKNLIQPLANYDISCVCGHLIYTNTSESEIAYSEGLYWKLENMMKEGESKLYSLTALNGGIYAIKKSDYIFVDPLYSHDLCIPLFLGAKKKRTVFVKDAIALERSGTTSEDEIKRKRRMFGRVYSFFFNNLSLFINPFKYNLLYFISVFSHRTIRYMLPFLHLLLFISTVVLFRRSLILEVAFYIHILLFAFATIGYLLKRKIKIFVLPYYYFLFLATMVLGFLDFIQGNIKPYWEIAETTRE from the coding sequence ATGAAAATAATATTTACTATAGCGCTTTTTCTAATATTATGGCATAATTTACTCTATTTGGCATTTTTAATACTTGTAAAAAAAATATTCCCGTGCAAAACACAATCATATGAAAGCATAAAAGAAATACCTTTTGTATCACTTATTATAGCGGTTCATAATGAAGAAAAAGTGATAGAGAAAAAAATCCTCAATGCCCTTTCGCTTGATTACCCCAAAGAGAAACTTGAGATTATTTTTGCAAGCGACAATTCAACTGATAAGACTAACGAAATCATTTTAAATTATGCAAGTAAATACGATAATATTAGATTAGTTAATATTGAAAAAAGAGGCGGCAAAGTTAATGCCTATAACAAGGCTTATAAATATGCAAACGGAGAAATTATTGCTTTCTCTGATGCAAATACGATGTGGGATAAGAATGCGTTAAAAAATCTCATTCAACCACTTGCAAATTATGATATCTCTTGCGTATGCGGTCACTTGATCTATACAAATACAAGCGAAAGCGAAATTGCCTATTCAGAAGGGCTATACTGGAAACTCGAGAATATGATGAAAGAAGGCGAATCCAAACTTTATTCTCTCACTGCACTCAACGGCGGAATATATGCAATTAAAAAGAGCGATTACATTTTCGTTGACCCTTTATATTCTCATGATTTGTGCATTCCGCTCTTCTTGGGTGCAAAGAAAAAAAGAACTGTTTTTGTTAAAGATGCTATCGCTTTAGAACGAAGCGGCACAACTTCTGAAGATGAAATCAAAAGAAAGAGGAGAATGTTTGGAAGAGTGTACTCGTTCTTCTTCAATAATCTTTCTCTTTTTATAAACCCATTCAAATATAATCTTCTCTACTTTATATCCGTTTTCTCTCATAGAACAATTAGGTATATGCTGCCATTTTTACATTTGCTACTCTTTATTTCAACAGTAGTACTTTTCCGTAGAAGCTTGATTCTTGAAGTAGCGTTCTACATACATATTTTACTTTTTGCATTTGCTACTATAGGATACTTACTAAAAAGAAAAATCAAAATTTTTGTTCTTCCTTATTACTATTTTCTATTTTTAGCGACAATGGTGCTTGGCTTCCTGGATTTTATACAAGGGAATATAAAACCTTACTGGGAAATTGCGGAAACAACGAGGGAGTGA